From the genome of Hymenobacter gelipurpurascens:
TCCCGTAGGCCACCCGCAAAGCGTGCCGTCAGGTCCAGCAGCTGCTGGTAGGTGTAGCGGCGCACCGTTTGGGTTACCGGCGAATCATAGATGAGGGCCGTCTGCTCGGCGCGGCCGTTTTGCACATGGTAATCGAGGCACAGGAAGCTGGTGTTGAGGCGCCCGCCCCGAAACCAGCGGTAGAATCCGGTGCCTTCATCCTGGCTCAAAACAGGCTGAGGAGGCTCCTCAAACCAGGCAATCTGGCCAGCCTGGGCGGCCCAGAACGCGGCCGGATCCGTGAGGCTGGCGGCGCGGGCGGCAGCGTATGTGGTGGGAGCGTTCATGATTGGGCGGGTTGGGTGGGCACGGCGGGCAAACGGAGGTGGCCTAGGCGGCCGTACTGATCAGCTCTTTGATGGTAGACATGAGCTGGCGCGTGCTGAAGGGCTTTGGGATGTAGAGGTCGGCGCCCACCTCGTAACCCTTCTGAATATCAGCATCCTTGCTCTTCGCCGACAGGAAAATAACGCGGGTGCGGCTGCGGTTGGGCAGCTGGCGCAGATGGCGGCACACCTGGTAGCCATCCACATCGGGCATCATCACATCCAGCAGCACCACATCAAAATTGGTCCGGTCCAGGGCCTCCAGCGCCTCGGTGCCGTTGCGGGCTATGCTGACGCCGTAGCCGCTTTTGCGCATCAGAAATTCGAGCGACATCACAATGTTGGGCTCGTCATCGACAATGAGAATGTGGGGAGGCGTCGGCATGACGTGGAGGTTTGTTTTCGGAAGGAGGTTCGGGTGGCGGGTTCTGTTCGGGTGTTGGCGCCCGCTTAGGAAAGAAGGTGGTTCGGGCTAATTCTTCATTACTTCCAGCGGCAACTCCACTGAAAAGCGCGCGCCTTGGTCGGGCTGGCTTTCTACCCAGATGCGGCCGGCGTGGAGCTCAATGATTTTCTTAGTAATAGCCAGCCCCAGCCCCGAGCCTTCGGGCTTGCGCATGGTTTGGTGGCGGGCCTGGAAGAACTTATCGAAGATGAGCTGATGAAACTCCGGGTCGATGCCTTTGCCGTTGTCCTGCACCATAATGCGCAGCGTTTCGGGAGAGGCTTCGGCTACCACCCCAATGCGGCCGGAGCCATCGGCGCGGCACGATTTCACGGCGTTGCTGAGCAGGTTCACGAGTACTTGCATGAGCCGGTCACGGTCTCCGGGGAGCGTGGGCAGGCCGGGCGGCACCGTGAGGTCTAGGTGGATGTGCTTATCGCGCAGGAGCTGGCCTACGGAGTCGAGCGCGTCATTTATCACTTCGGCTACATCCACCGGGCTTTTTTCCAGGGTAGCCCTCCCCGACTCATACTTCTCCAGATCCAGCACCAGCGTAATCAGCCGGCTCAGCCGCTCCGATTCCTTCGTGATGGTCAGCAGGAAACGCTGGCGCTCCTCCTCGTCCATATCGGGGTTGTCGGTGAGGATTTCTGACAGGGCCCGGATGCTGGTGAGAGGGGTGCGAAGCTCATGAGTGACGGTGTACAAGAACTCGTCTTTGTGCTGGTCCAGCTCCTGAAGCTGATCGTAGGCCACTTGCAGCTGGCCTGTGAGGCGCTGCAGCTGGCGCTGCTGCTTCTGGAGCTGGCGGTTAGCCTCCAGCAGCTGCTGACTTTCGCGCAGAATGCCCACCACGTTATCAAAGCTGATATCCTCCACCCCCACCGACGATGACAGCAGCAGCCGCGCCGAAGCCGGGCCGATGCTGCCGGCCAGCAATTTTTCCGCGTAGGCCAGTAAGCGCGGATCAGCCTGGGGCGGGGCCACGTTTTCGGTGTTGATGTGGGCCTCCGGAAACCGCTCGGCGAAGGCGTGCAGGGCCTGGGAAGTGCGCTTTTTGCCAAGGAAGCCCGTGAGCAGCTCGCGCACATCGGGCAGGGCCGCGCCGCCGTGCCAGCCCGCGGGCCCCTCAAAGCCGGTGCGGTAATGGAACACGCCCACGAATATCTCGGCCTGGCGCTGCTCCAGCGCCGAAGGCGTCCGCAGCAACGACACGCCTACGTACAGGCCTACGTTGAAAAACCAGCTCCAGAACAGCCCGTGCGAAAGGTAGTCGAGGCCCGTGAGCCCGAAGAGCGCGAAGGGTCGTAGGCCACTCCAGCCGAATAAGCCGCGTTCCAGAATGGAAGCCGAGAGCATTTCCGGCCCTACCATAGTGGGCACAACCAGCGTAAAAAACCAGATCAGGAAGCCCGCCAGAATGCCGGCCGTAGCACCTTGCCGGGTGCCACCTTTCCAGTAGAGGCCGCCCAGCACCACCGGCACAAACTGGGCCACGGCCGCAAACGACACCAACCCGATATTCACGAGGGGCAGCAGGTGGCCTACGGCCGCGTAGTAGCCGTAGGCCAGTAGCAGTACGGCCACCACCGCCAGGCGCCGACTTTGCAGCGCTACCTGGCCCAGGTACGCAAACCACCGCGGGCTTTCGGCGCGGGCTGGCGGCAGGCGCACCAGCAGCGGCATGAGCAGGTGGTTGCTCATCATCACGCTCAGGGCAATGGTTTCCACGATAATCATGCTGCTGGCCGCCGAAAGGCCGCCGAGGTAAATCAGGAGGGCCAGCCAGTGGTGGCCGGCTTGCAGGGGCAGCGCCAGCACAAACGTGTCGGCATCGAGACCCGCTCCGGCCAGTAAGCGGCCGCCAAATGCCAGCGGAAGCACAAACAGGTTGATAATGATGAGGTAGAGCGGAAACAGCCACATGGCTTTGCGCAGGTGGTTTTCGTTTACGTTTTCCACCACCGATACCTGAAACTGACGCGGCAGCAGCAGAATGGCGGCCATGCTCAGCAGCAGCAGCGTAAACCACTGCGTGCCGCTGGTGCCGGCGCCTTCCAGCGTGAATAGGCGGCGCAGATCGGGCACGGCAGCGGCCTTCTCAAACACATCGGCAAAACCATCGAACAGGCCGAAGGTCACGAACAGGCCCGCCGCCAGAAAGGCCACCAGTTTCACCAGGCTTTCCAGGGCCACGGCCAGCACCATGCCCTCGTGCCGCTCGGTGGCTTCCACGGAGCGCACCCCGAAGATGATGGTGAAAAACGCCAGCGCCACCGTGGTAATAAGGGCCGAGCTGATGGCTAGACCACCTTCAGTCAGCATAGGCCCTTGCCCTCCGCCCGTCAGGATATCAAAGGAAGCAGCAATGGCCTTGATCTGCAGCGAGATGTAAGGCACTACCCCCAGCACGCACACTACCGTCACGAGGGCGCCCAGCGAAGCGCTTTTGCCGTAGCGCGCCGAGATAAAATCGGCAATGGAGGTGAGACGTTGAACGTGGCAGATGCGGATAATCTTGCGCAGTACCAGCCAGGCCACCGGCGCCATAAGCGTAGGCCCCAGATAGATACCAACAAACTCCAGCCCGAAATACGCGGCCCGCCCCACAGAGCCATAGTATGTCCAGGCGGTGCAGTACACGGCCATGCTCAGGGCGTAAACGTAGGGGTTGCTCACCAGACTTTTTCGCGCCGCCGAGCGCCGCTCCGCCGCGTAGGCCACCCCGAACAGTAAAGCCAGGTAGCCGAAAGAAAAGCCAATGACAAGCAGCGTGTTCAAGGTTATGTTGGGTGATGAGGTGAAGTGTGAACGGCGAGGTGGTGATGAGGCGACCGAGGCCAGTATGTCATTGCGAGCGGAGCGAAGCACCCGCAGGACAGCGCAGCTAATCTTTACTTGATGGTGCGCGATACTGTGCTCCGTTTAAAAGTGCAAGGCGACTGGCCTAGCGTCAGGTTTTGCGTGTACTTAAGTGTCTTTCCTTGAAGCGAGGAAGGATTAGCTGCGCTGTCCTGCGGGTGCTTCGTCGTTCCTCCTCGGAATGACAAGGCGGTGTAGGCCACCACCTCACCATGTCACCTTTTCACCAGCCAGCCCGTGAGCAGCACCAGTGCCGCCCAAGCCACTAGCACGTAGAGGTAGAGCACCGGAATGTCCCACACTAGCCCCTGATGGTTAAAAACAGCCAGCAGCGGAAAGTTGAGCAGCACGGCAAACAGCAGGCTCACGAACAGCAGCCGCTGCCCGCGGCGCTGCTCGTTCTGCTCCTGGGGCGACATAGGAAGCATGGGCAGTGTAGTCGTAATCAGTGAGAAGAAGTGGCCTAGCACATCTGCATCCGCCAGAATAGCCACAGGAACGTTCTTTTGAGTCTTCCTGCTGAGTGGGCCAGTAGCAGGAAGTCCGCCGAACCTATGGCCCGGCGGACTTCACACAAACCACTTCGGCAAAGAACAAGGAGCCGAGTTTTCGGCAATGGCCTAGGCCACGGAATGGGGTTACTGCTGGCCGTTATCGTCCATCAGTTTCACGTTGCGCACGTCTTTCATCATGGCCTGCCCAATAAACCAGCAGATCAGGGCAATGCTAACCGGATAGATAAGGCCGGCCAGGGTGCTGTGCTCCTTGATGAAGGGCGTATCGGAGGCGGCGGCTCGCAGGGTGAGGGCAGTAGCAATCAGAGGCACAAACCCACCAAAGACGCCATTACCGATGTGGTAAGGCAGCGAAAGCGAGGTGTAGCGCACTTTGGTGGGGAACAGCTCCACCAGGTAAGCCGCAATCGGGCCGTAGGCCATCGTCACGAACAGCACAAGGCAGAACGTGAGCGCTGTCATGGCAAACAGGTTCGGGGAAAGCGCTTTCATGACGGCCGGCACGGCTTTGCCGGTAGCATCAACGGTAGCAGCGGTTACTTCCGTCAGAGGCCCGGAAAACTGCTTGAGGCCGTAGAAGATGGGGAAGGTGAACAGGGCGCCACAGAGTAGGCCCATCATGATGATTTTCTTGCGGCCGATGCGGTCAGACAGGGAGCCGAAATACACGAAGAACGGTGTGGCAAGCACTAGGGCAATGCACAACACCATACTGGCATCTACCAGATCCAGCTTGAGCGTATTCTGCATGAACGAGTACGCGTAGAACTGGCCGGTGTACCACACTACGCCCTGGCCCATGGTAGCGCCGAACAGCGAAATCAGGACCAGGCGGCGGTTTACGGGGTTCACGAACGACTCGCGCAGCGGGTTGGTGCTGGTTTTGCCTTCCGACTTGGCCTTGGCAAACAGCGGCGACTCGTGCAGCTTCCGACGGATGTAGTACGAGGCAATTACCAACAGGCCCGAGAGCAGAAACGGAATGCGCCAGCCCCACTCTTTGAAGGCTTCTTCGCCCATGGTTTTGCGCGTCACGATAATCACCAGAATGCTCAGCAGCAGACCGGCCGTAGCCGTAATCTGGATGAAGCTGGTATAGTAACCGCGCTTGTTATCGGGCGAGTGCTCGGCCACGTAGGTGGTAGCGCCGCCGTATTCGCCGCCCAGGGCCAGGCCTTGCAGCAGGCGGAGCAGCGTCACGATAATGGGGGCCGCGATGCCAATCTTATCATAGCTCGGGATGAGGCCCGTTACGAAGGTGGCGCCGCCCATAATCAGCAGGGTGAGCAGGAAGGTGTACTTGCGCCCAATCATGTCGCCGATGCGGCCGAAGAACAACGCGCCAAAAGGCCGC
Proteins encoded in this window:
- a CDS encoding response regulator transcription factor, whose amino-acid sequence is MPTPPHILIVDDEPNIVMSLEFLMRKSGYGVSIARNGTEALEALDRTNFDVVLLDVMMPDVDGYQVCRHLRQLPNRSRTRVIFLSAKSKDADIQKGYEVGADLYIPKPFSTRQLMSTIKELISTAA
- a CDS encoding sensor histidine kinase — its product is MNTLLVIGFSFGYLALLFGVAYAAERRSAARKSLVSNPYVYALSMAVYCTAWTYYGSVGRAAYFGLEFVGIYLGPTLMAPVAWLVLRKIIRICHVQRLTSIADFISARYGKSASLGALVTVVCVLGVVPYISLQIKAIAASFDILTGGGQGPMLTEGGLAISSALITTVALAFFTIIFGVRSVEATERHEGMVLAVALESLVKLVAFLAAGLFVTFGLFDGFADVFEKAAAVPDLRRLFTLEGAGTSGTQWFTLLLLSMAAILLLPRQFQVSVVENVNENHLRKAMWLFPLYLIIINLFVLPLAFGGRLLAGAGLDADTFVLALPLQAGHHWLALLIYLGGLSAASSMIIVETIALSVMMSNHLLMPLLVRLPPARAESPRWFAYLGQVALQSRRLAVVAVLLLAYGYYAAVGHLLPLVNIGLVSFAAVAQFVPVVLGGLYWKGGTRQGATAGILAGFLIWFFTLVVPTMVGPEMLSASILERGLFGWSGLRPFALFGLTGLDYLSHGLFWSWFFNVGLYVGVSLLRTPSALEQRQAEIFVGVFHYRTGFEGPAGWHGGAALPDVRELLTGFLGKKRTSQALHAFAERFPEAHINTENVAPPQADPRLLAYAEKLLAGSIGPASARLLLSSSVGVEDISFDNVVGILRESQQLLEANRQLQKQQRQLQRLTGQLQVAYDQLQELDQHKDEFLYTVTHELRTPLTSIRALSEILTDNPDMDEEERQRFLLTITKESERLSRLITLVLDLEKYESGRATLEKSPVDVAEVINDALDSVGQLLRDKHIHLDLTVPPGLPTLPGDRDRLMQVLVNLLSNAVKSCRADGSGRIGVVAEASPETLRIMVQDNGKGIDPEFHQLIFDKFFQARHQTMRKPEGSGLGLAITKKIIELHAGRIWVESQPDQGARFSVELPLEVMKN
- a CDS encoding MFS transporter, with protein sequence MNEKLPQRDAYAGAAPLGGAAADDAVAHDNNAVSTSKIWQVITASSVGTVIEWYDFYIFGSLAAIIGPVLFGSTGKIEDTILGTLAVFGAGFVVRPFGALFFGRIGDMIGRKYTFLLTLLIMGGATFVTGLIPSYDKIGIAAPIIVTLLRLLQGLALGGEYGGATTYVAEHSPDNKRGYYTSFIQITATAGLLLSILVIIVTRKTMGEEAFKEWGWRIPFLLSGLLVIASYYIRRKLHESPLFAKAKSEGKTSTNPLRESFVNPVNRRLVLISLFGATMGQGVVWYTGQFYAYSFMQNTLKLDLVDASMVLCIALVLATPFFVYFGSLSDRIGRKKIIMMGLLCGALFTFPIFYGLKQFSGPLTEVTAATVDATGKAVPAVMKALSPNLFAMTALTFCLVLFVTMAYGPIAAYLVELFPTKVRYTSLSLPYHIGNGVFGGFVPLIATALTLRAAASDTPFIKEHSTLAGLIYPVSIALICWFIGQAMMKDVRNVKLMDDNGQQ